The Streptomyces sp. NBC_01298 genome contains the following window.
AGCGCCTTCGCCGCGCGGAGATCTCCGTGGACCGAGGCCGCGTCCAGCCAGGGAACCGGCCCGGCGGTGGGGTGTCTGACCATGGACCCACCTTGTCATGCGCTCTACTGACGGAAAATGACGAAACGTCACACATGCGGAGGTTCCGCGAACAGCACGCCCGATTGTCCCGCCGCCCCCACGGACTCGTACGCACCGACGGAGCGGACGATCCCCGGCCGGATGCGGCAGTGGGCGTCCTACGACCGGAACCCGGTCCACTCGATCCTTGACGAGGCCTTCGTGCGCCACCTGCCGGTCCCTGAACGCGATCTGGCCCCCTGCTGTTCGCAGGGGGCCAGATGCCGTGTTGTGTCCGAGGGGGGACTTGAACCCCCACGCCCGATAAAGGGCACTAGCACCTCAAGCTAGCGCGTCTGCCATTCCGCCACCCGGACCAGGTGGTCGGCCCCGGTTTCCCGCGGCGACATGGACAACAATAGCAAAGGTTCGACGGGGTTCCGACCAGGTATTTCGACCGGGCCGGGTCCGACGCGCCGCGCTGACCTGCGGGCATGCCGCAGGCCCGGCACGCGGGCGGAGCGAGACGCATCGTCTCGCCGAGCTGGGACTCCCGGTTGGCGCGCTCCCCCGCGACCAGGTCCTCCTGGTGCTGCCAGGCGTAGAGGGTGTCCCCGTCCACGTAGCCGAAGTAGGTGGAGCAGCGCAGGGCCGCCTTGCCGCGGGCATCCTTCGGGAACCAGTCCGCCCGGAGCTGGATCTCCTTCGCCTCGGACGCCGGAGCCGGGGCGCACTGGGCCGGGAGCTTGCCGTCCGGAAGGGTCGCCTTCAGCAACCGCTCCCCGCCCGTGGTCTTCATCGAGTACCGGACCGCGCGCGCGTCGTCCGGCAGCCGGCGCGGAACGGAAGGACGCTTCGACCTGGCCTCGGCGCCGGTCGCGTACGAGCTCGTCCGCTGGTGCCGGCTGGCGAGCCAGTCGTTCGCCGCCGGTACGGCTATCGCCGTGGGCCGGGGGCTCCCGGATGCTGATACCGGCTGGACACGGGCGGGCCGAGGCGATCGGATGGGCGCCGCATATCCGAGTTCAGGGGGGAATCACCTATGGAATCCGAGCATCGCGTCAGCACGCTGGAGCTCTTCTTCGACCTCGTCTTCGTCTTCACCATCACCCAGCTGACGGTGCTGCTCGCGGACGACCTCACCCTGCGCGGCGCCGGGCGGGTGCTGCTGATCTTCACGGTGCTGTTCTGGATGTACGGCGGCTACGCGTACCTGACCAATCAGGTACCGCCCGACCGCCCCGTGCGCCGCCTGCTGATCCTGCTCGCCATGGGGGCGTTCCTGGTGTGCGCCCTGGCCGTGCCGACGGCCTTCGGGGACGGCGGGGTCGCCTTCGGGCTCGGCTACCTGGTCGTCGTGATCACGCACAGCGCGCTGTACAGCCAAGCGCACGGGCGCGGGGTGCTGTGGTTCGCGATGCCGAACGCGCTGTCCGCGCTGACGGTCACGGCCGCCGGGCTGTTCGACGGGGCGGCGGCCCTGGGCCTGTGGGCCCTGGCCCTGCTGTTCCAGTTCGTGACGCCCGCCATCTCGCGGCGGGCGACGGCCTCCGGGGCCGCCGCAGCCGCCGAGGGGAAGACCATCGAGGAGCAGCTCGGGGGGATCGGCGCCGCGCACTTCGTGGAACGGCACGGGCTGCTGCTGATCATCGTGTTCGGCGAGTCGATCATCGCGGTCGGCATCGGGGTGGGCTCGCTGCCGCTGACCTTCGGGATCATCGTCGGCGCGTTCCTGACGCTGGCCGTCGGGGCGGCGCTGTGGTGGATGTACTTCGTGCGCGACGAGGGGCGCGCCGAGCACGTCTTCACGAACACGACCCCGGACAGGCGTTTCAAGCTGGCGCTGCGCGCGTACTACTACTGCTTCATCCCGATGCTGCTGGGCATCGCCGCCTTCTCGGCGGGCGTGAAGAAGAGCATCGGGCACCTGGGCGAGCAGCTGCCGGCCGGGCCCGCCCTCGCGCTCGCGGGCGGGGTCGCCTGCTATCTGGCCGGGGACGTCGCCTTCCGGCTGGTGCTGGGCATCCGGCCGGTACGGTTCCGGGCGCTCGCGGTGGCGCCCGTACTGGCGACCGCCGCGGCGGGCATGCGGATCGGGGCGGTCTGGCAGCTGACCGCGCTGGTCCTCGTGCTCGTGGCCGCGCTGGCGGCGGAGGCCCGCGCTGCGGGCACCGCCTTCGGCGCCGCCGCTGACACCACCGTGGACCCGGCCGGAGCCGAGCCCACCGCGAGTTCCGGCGCGGGTGCTACGGGCAGCTGATGACCTGGCCGGCGTAGGAGAGGTTGCCGCCGAAGCCGAAGAGGAGGACGGGCGCCCCGGAGGGGATCTCGCCGCGCTCGACCAGCTTGGACAGGGCCATCGGGATGGAGGCGGCCGAGGTGTTGCCGGAGTCGACCACATCGCGGGCGACGACGGCGTTGACTGCGCCGATCTTCGCGGCGAGCGGCTCGATGATCCGCAGGTTCGCCTGGTGGAGGACCACAGCGGCCAGGTCCTCCGGGGTGATCCCGGCCTTCTCGCAGACCTTGCGGGCGAGCGGGGGGAGCTGGCTGGTGGTCCAGCGGTAGACGGACTGGCCCTCCTGGGCGAAGACCGGCGGCGTGCCCTCGATGCGGACCGCGTTGCCCATCGAGGGCACCGATCCCCACAGGACCGGGCCGATACCGGGCTCCTCGCAGGCCTCGACGACGGCCGCGCCGGCGCCGTCGCCGGTCAGGACGCAGGTGGTGCGGTCGGTCCAGTCGGTGATCTCGGTCATCTTGTCCGCCCCGATGACCAGGGCCCGGGTGGCGGCGCCGGCCCGGATCGCGTGGTCGGCGGTGGCCAGGGCGTGGGTGAAGCCCGAGCAGACGACGTTGATGTCCATCACGGCGGGGCTGGAGCCCATCCCGAGCTTGGCCGCGACGCGGGCCGCCATGTTGGGGGAACGGTCGATCGCGGTGGAGGTGGCGACGAGGACGAGGTCGATGTCGTCCGGGGTCAGACCGGCGCTCGCGAGCGCCTTGCCCGCGGCCTGGTAGGCCAGCTCGTCGACCGGCTCGTCGGGGCCGGCCATGTGCCGGGTCTTGATCCCGACGCGGGACCGGATCCACTCGTCGTTGGTGTCCACCATGGTGGCGAGGTCCTCATTGGTGAGCACCTTCGAGGGCTGGTAGTGCCCTAGCGCCACCACGCGTGAACCGGTCATGGGCGGGGTCCCCCCTTGTAAGGCAGTCAGGATGTACCAGCTTTGCCTGCTACTCATGGGTACACGGGCGCGTGACCCGACAGGATTCAGTGCCCGGACTTTGGAGCTTCCCGAGGGTGCTCAAGCCCGGGAGGGTGCCCGGGGCGTATCCGGGAGAATGGGTGCTCCAGGCGTACGACGAGAACAGAACGGGTGGACTGATCACATGGGACGGGTCACCGAACGCCGTCGCGTCCTCCGGATCCGGGGCGGCGTCGCAGGGGCCCGGGCGGACACCCTGGTGGCCGAAGAGCCGCTGGAGATACGGCTGAACGGCAAACCCCTGGCCATCACGATGCGCACCCCGGGCGACGATTTCGCACTGGCCGTGGGCTTCCTGGCCAGCGAGGGCGTGCTCGCCTCGGCCTCGGACGTCCGGGCCGTGACCTACTGCGAGGGCACCACCGAGGACGGATCGAACACCTACAACGTGGTGAACGTGCAGCTCGCCGCCGGAGTTCCGGTGCCCGACATCACGCTGGAGCGGAACGTCTACACCACCTCCTCCTGCGGCCTGTGCGGGAAGGCCAGTCTGGACGCGGTGCGCACCGCGACGCGGTTCCCGGGGCTCGCGGACGATCCCGTACGGGTGGGCGCGCGGCTCCTGGGGGAGCTGCCGGACCGGCTGCGCGCGGAGCAGAAGGTCTTCGAGCGTACGGGCGCCCTGCACGGCGCCGGGCTGTTCTCGGCGGAGGGCGAGCTGATCGACGTACGGGAGGACGTGGGGCGGCACAACGCGGTGGACAAGATCGTCGGCCGGGCGCTGCAGGCCGGGCGGCTGCCGCTGGCGGGCTCCGTCCTGCTGGTGTCGGGGCGGGCCTCCTTCGAGCTGGCGCAGAAGGCCGTGATGGCGGGCATTCCCGTCCTGGCGGCCGTCTCCGCGCCGTCCTCGCTCGCGGTGGACCTGGCACTGGAGTCGGGGCTGACGCTGGTCGGGTTCCTGCGGGGCGGGGACATGAACATCTACGCGGGCGAGGAGCGGATCGACCTGACGGCGTGACCCGCGGCCCGACGGCGTGACCCGCGGCCTGACGGCGTGACCCGGGGCCCGGCGGCTGAACGGTGCCTGACCGGCCGGTGACCGGCGGGGGCGGCGGCCCGGCCGGGGCGCCGACGGGGCGGCGAGGGCCGTCGTGCGGCCCCCGCCCCTGCCCCGTACGGGCTTACTTCTCGGCCAGGTGTCCCGCGCCCGTGTGCGCGGTGCCCGGCGGGGCCTGGACGGTCTGGCTGTACTGGTTGTCCTTCGGCGCGGGCTCGATCTTCTTCGCGGCCACGTGCGGGGTGCCCGCCGGGGCCTCGACGGTGCGGCTGTGGGCGGAGCCGTCCTTGGCGGCGCCGTCGCCGTTGTCCGCGGCGTTGGCCGCCCCGCCGAGGGCGAGCGTGGCGAGCAGGGCGGCGGCGGAGGCGGCGACGATGCGCTTGCTGAGCTTCATGAGGGGCTCCCTGGTGGTTCGGGGTTTCTTGCTGACACCCAGAACCTAGAAGAACCGGACATTTCCTTGCTCTAACGCTTTTCGCCCCCGAACCCTCTCCCCCCTTACGCCGCCCCGATCACCGCTTGCGGCGGCCTCGGCGGGAAGCGGGCTCGGCGGGCTTCGGTTCCGGGGGGTCGATGCGGTGCAGGTCGAGGGTCGCCGGGAGCGGGGTGGCGCCAGGGCCGCCCGCTCCGGCCCAGGCGATGATCTCGTCGGTGGCGGTGTCGTCCAGGGCCCAGCCGAACCACACCGCGCGGGCGCCCCTGCGGCGGGCCTCCGTGGTGGGCTGGACCACGATGACGTTGGCCTGCGCGCACGGGCCGAGGCAGTCGGACGTACGGACGGCCAGGCGCCCGTCGGAGGCCGCCGCGGCCTCGCGCAGCCGGGCCAGTTGTCCCGCGTGGTCGGTGCCGGGGTTCTTGACGGGGTCGCCGCAGCAGCATCCCCGGCAGACCACCAGGGTGCAGGGACGCGGGGCATGGGCGGAGAGCGGGCGTATCCAGGTCACCGCCGCACGTTACCGGGCCTGCGGGACCGGGTGTTGTGGGGTGTGCGAGACCTCCGCCACATGCCCGGCGGCGAGTTCGGTCCGCTCCGTGGCCTGCGGGTCCCGCGCACGGCGGCGGGCCAGTACCGCGCAGACCATCAGCTGCGTCTGGTGGAAGAGCATCAGCGGCAGCACGGCGAGGCTCGCCTGGGCTCCGAACAGCACGCTGGCCATGGGGAGTCCGGCGGCCAGGCTCTTCTTCGACCCCGCGAACTGGATGGCGATCCGGTCCTCGCGGCTGAATCCGAGGCGCTTGGCCCCGTACCAGGTGACCAGCAGCATCACGGCGAGGATGACCGCCTCCACGGCCATCAGGCCGCCGAGGCGCGGGAGGCTGACCTGGTGCCAGATCCCCGCGACCATGCCGGCGCTGAAGGCGGTGTAGACGACGAGCAGGATCGAGCCGCGGTCGACGCGGCCGAGGACCGATCTGTTGCGGACGAGGAAGCCGCCGACCCAGGGGCGCAGGGCCTGGCCGAGGAGGAACGGCAGGAGCAGCTGGAGGACGATCTTCACCAGCGAGTCGGGGGAGAATCCGCCCGCGCTGTTGCCGAGCAGGCCGGCGGCGAGGACGGGGGTCAGGAAGATGCCGACGAGGCTGGAGAAGGAGCCCGCGCAGATCGCGGCCGGGACGTTGCCGCGGGCGATCGAGGTGAAGGCGATGGAGGACTGGATGGTCGAGGGGACCAGGCAGAGGAAGAGCAGGCCGCTGTAGAGGGGCGGCGTGAGGACGGCGGGGACCAGGGCGTGCGCGGCGAGGCCCAGGAGTGGGAAGAGCAGGAAGGTGCAGGCGAGCACGGTGAGGTGGAGCCGCCAGTGGCGCACGCCGTCGAGGGCCTCGCGGGTGGAGAGCCGGGCGCCGTAGAGGAAGAAGAGCAGGGCCACCGCCGCCGTGGAGGCGGCCTCGGCCACGGAGGCGGCCGCGCTGCGGGCGGGCAGCAGGGCGGCGAGGCCGATGGTGGCGAGCAGACCCATGATGAACGGGTCCACGGGGAGCCAGGCGGGAAGGTGCGGGCGGCGCATGCGGATGCTCACTTGCTGAGGTCGGCGGGAGGGCGGGGAGGGCCGGAGGGAAAGGCGGAGTCGGAGTCCCTTCCATCTTCGGGGGTCCGGTGGTGATCGGGAATCCCGCACACCACTCTCACTGTCATCACGGAACATGATGAGCGGGAGTAGGGTGGGCGGTGTGTACGACCCCGTTCAGCTGCGCACCTTCCTCACCGTCGCCCAGACCCTGAGCTTCACGCAGGCCGCCGCCCGGCTCGGCGTCCGCCAGTCCACGGTCAGCCAGCACGTGCGCCGGCTCGAGGAGGCCACCGGCCGGCCCCTCTTCCTGCGCGACACCCACAGCGTGGAACTCACGGAGGACGGCGAGGCGCTGCTCGGCTTCGCCCGCTCGATCCTGGAGGCGCACGAGCGCGCGGCGGCCTTCTTCGCCGGGACGCGGATCCGGGGCCGGCTGCGCTTCGGCGCCTCCGAGGACTTCGTGCTGACCCGGCTGCCGGAGATCCTGGAGGCCTTCCGGCACGAGCACCCCGAGGTGGAGCTGGAGCTGTCCGTCGAGCTGTCGGGGACCCTGCACGAGCGGCTGGACGCGGGGCGGCTGGACCTCGTACTCGCCAAGCGGCGCGGAGACGGCGACGAGCGGGGCCGGCTGGTGTGGCGGGACCGGATGGTGTGGATCGGGGCGGAGGGGCTCCGAGTGGACCCGGACCGGCCGGTTCCGCTGATCGTCTTCCCGCCGCCGGGCATCACACGGGCGCGGGCGCTGGACGTGTTGCAGGCGGACGGGCGGCCGTGGCGGATCGCGTGTACGAGCGGCAGCCTGAGCGGCCTGATCGCGGCGGCGCGGGCGGGGCTGGGCGTGATGGCCCACACGCGCGGGCTGATCCCACCAGGCCTGGTCCGCGTAGGCGGCCTCCCGGACCTCGGAACGGTGGAGTTCGCCCTGCTGCGCGGCCCCCGCAGCTCAGCGGCCGCGGAAGCCCTGGCCGCAGCGATCCTGGCGGGCGCGGACCGGCTGACGCGGGCGGCGTAGGGGGGCGCACAGCCTGTGCGGCACGGCCGGGCCCCGCAGCCGGGACCCGCAGCGCGGCTCGCGGTCCCGCCGGGGGTGCGGCGGTGGAGTGGATCGCGGCCGAGGTCGCGCCCCAACTGTCCTGACCTGGGAACCCGAACGGCCGCCGGGCCGAATGTGCCGCCGTTCGCGACGGCGTGCGTTTAGGGTCGGCGTACGCCAACCGGGAGCGGTGGGGCGGGAATTCGTACGGAACGAACAGCAGCGAGCAGGGGGACGCACGTGAGGATCGCGGTACTGGGTACGGGCGAGGTCGGGCAGCGGCTGGCGGGGAAGCTGGTCGCGGTCGGGCACGAGGTCACGATGGGCTCCCGGACGGCGGACAACGCCGAAGCCGCGCGGTGGGCCACCGAGACGGGCGGTGGCCACGGGACCTTCGCCGATGCCGCCGCCCGAGCCGAGCTCGTCGTCAACGCGACCGGCGGGCTGGTCTCGCTCGCCGTGCTGGAGGCAGCCGGGGCCGGCAATCTCCGCGGCAAGACCGTCGTGGACGTCTCCAACGGGCTGGACTTCTCGGAGGGGTTCCCGCCCAGGGTAGTCACCCCGGACGGCCACAGCGTCGCCGAGCAGCTCCAGAAGGCTTTCCCCGAGGCGCGGATCGTCAAGACGCTCAACACCATGAACAACGCGGTGATGGTCGAGCCGAGCCGGGTACCGGGCCACCACACCGTGTTCGTGAGCGGCGACGACGCCGACGCCAAGGCCGAGACCACCGCGCTCCTGCGTTCCTTCGGCTGGGCGCCCGAGCAGATCACCGATCTCGGCGACCTGTCGAGCGCCCGCGCCACCGAGGCCCTGATGGGGTTGTGGCTGCGGCTCTACGGGGTGCTCGGCCCGGTGGACTTCAACCTCTCCGTGGTCACCGCCAAGGGCACCGGCTGACCGCACCGCCTGACCACATCGCCCGACCGCACCACCTGGCCGCACCACCTGGCCGCACCGCTGGGGAGGTCTTGTGGAGGTCTGCCTTCCGCGATCACTGGCAGGTGGACGTGGGATAGCGTCGCCGCGCCGTACGGAGAGGAGCGGGCCTTGCACGAGACCACCGTCCCGCCGGTCGTCACGGGCTCACCCGTCGGCGGTCTGGCCGATGCCGTTTTCCTGCACGCCCGCGAGGACCCCGGCCGGGTCGTGCTCGGCCGGAAGTCGGACGGGGTCTGGGGCGACGTGACCTCCGGCGAGCTGGCCTCCGAGGTGCTCGGGCTCGCCAAGGGGCTGCTGGCGCAGGGCATCCGCTTCGGGGACCGGGTCGCGATCATGTCCCGCACCCGGTACGAGTGGACGCTCTTCGACTTCGCCCTGTGGGCGATCGGAGCCCAGCCCGTCCCCGTCTACCCCTCGTCCTCCGCCGAGCAGGTGCACTGGATCCTCTACGACTCCGAGTGCACGGCCTGCGTGGTGGAGGACGAGGACCAGGCCATGACCGTCGGGTCGGTGATCGAGCGGCTGCCGATGCTGCGCCGGCTGTGGCAGCTGGACGCCGGCGCCGTGGACGGGCTCGTCCGGGACGGGCTCCAGGTCGCCGAGGACGTCGTGCACCGCCACCGGAGCGCCGTGACGCCCGACGCGACGGCCACCGTCATCTACACCTCGGGGACCACCGGACGCCCCAAGGGCTGTGTGCTGACCCACGGCAATTTCATGTTCGAGGCCGACACGATGGTGACCCGCTGGGAGTCCGTCTTCCGGGCCGGGCCCGGTGAGCAGCCCTCCACCCTGCTGTTCCTGCCGCTCGCCCACGTCTTCGGGCGGATGGTGGAGGTGGCGGCCGTCCGCGCCCGGGTGAAGCTCGGGCACCAGCCGGTGCTGGCGGCGGCCGAACTCCTGCCGGACCTCGCCGCGTTCCGGCCCACGTTCGTGCTCGGGGTGCCGTACGTCTTCGAGAAGGTCTTCGCCGCCGCGCGCCGCAAGGCCGAGAGCGAGGGCCGGACGGGCCCCTTCGACCGGGCGGTGGACACGGCCGTACGGTACGCGGAGGCGCGCGAGGAGCGGGCGTTCGGCGTCGGGCCCGGGCCCTCGGCGAAGCTGCGCGTGGAGCACCAGCTCTTCGAGAAGCTGGTGTACGGGAAGGTCCGCGAGGCGCTGGGCGGCCGGGTGCGGTACGCGATGTCGGGCGGCTCCGCGATGTCGCGCCGGCTGGGGCTGTTCTTCGAGGGCGCCGGGGTCACGGTCTTCGAGGGCTACGGGCTGACGGAGTCCTGCGCGGCGGCGACCGCGAACCCTCCCGGGGCCGTCAAGTACGGCACCGTCGGGCGGCCTATCCCCGGCGGCACGGTGCACATCGCCGACGACGGGGAGATCTG
Protein-coding sequences here:
- a CDS encoding low temperature requirement protein A; amino-acid sequence: MESEHRVSTLELFFDLVFVFTITQLTVLLADDLTLRGAGRVLLIFTVLFWMYGGYAYLTNQVPPDRPVRRLLILLAMGAFLVCALAVPTAFGDGGVAFGLGYLVVVITHSALYSQAHGRGVLWFAMPNALSALTVTAAGLFDGAAALGLWALALLFQFVTPAISRRATASGAAAAAEGKTIEEQLGGIGAAHFVERHGLLLIIVFGESIIAVGIGVGSLPLTFGIIVGAFLTLAVGAALWWMYFVRDEGRAEHVFTNTTPDRRFKLALRAYYYCFIPMLLGIAAFSAGVKKSIGHLGEQLPAGPALALAGGVACYLAGDVAFRLVLGIRPVRFRALAVAPVLATAAAGMRIGAVWQLTALVLVLVAALAAEARAAGTAFGAAADTTVDPAGAEPTASSGAGATGS
- a CDS encoding beta-ketoacyl-ACP synthase III — encoded protein: MTGSRVVALGHYQPSKVLTNEDLATMVDTNDEWIRSRVGIKTRHMAGPDEPVDELAYQAAGKALASAGLTPDDIDLVLVATSTAIDRSPNMAARVAAKLGMGSSPAVMDINVVCSGFTHALATADHAIRAGAATRALVIGADKMTEITDWTDRTTCVLTGDGAGAAVVEACEEPGIGPVLWGSVPSMGNAVRIEGTPPVFAQEGQSVYRWTTSQLPPLARKVCEKAGITPEDLAAVVLHQANLRIIEPLAAKIGAVNAVVARDVVDSGNTSAASIPMALSKLVERGEIPSGAPVLLFGFGGNLSYAGQVISCP
- the fdhD gene encoding formate dehydrogenase accessory sulfurtransferase FdhD, which produces MGRVTERRRVLRIRGGVAGARADTLVAEEPLEIRLNGKPLAITMRTPGDDFALAVGFLASEGVLASASDVRAVTYCEGTTEDGSNTYNVVNVQLAAGVPVPDITLERNVYTTSSCGLCGKASLDAVRTATRFPGLADDPVRVGARLLGELPDRLRAEQKVFERTGALHGAGLFSAEGELIDVREDVGRHNAVDKIVGRALQAGRLPLAGSVLLVSGRASFELAQKAVMAGIPVLAAVSAPSSLAVDLALESGLTLVGFLRGGDMNIYAGEERIDLTA
- a CDS encoding (2Fe-2S) ferredoxin domain-containing protein gives rise to the protein MTWIRPLSAHAPRPCTLVVCRGCCCGDPVKNPGTDHAGQLARLREAAAASDGRLAVRTSDCLGPCAQANVIVVQPTTEARRRGARAVWFGWALDDTATDEIIAWAGAGGPGATPLPATLDLHRIDPPEPKPAEPASRRGRRKR
- a CDS encoding bile acid:sodium symporter family protein, producing MRRPHLPAWLPVDPFIMGLLATIGLAALLPARSAAASVAEAASTAAVALLFFLYGARLSTREALDGVRHWRLHLTVLACTFLLFPLLGLAAHALVPAVLTPPLYSGLLFLCLVPSTIQSSIAFTSIARGNVPAAICAGSFSSLVGIFLTPVLAAGLLGNSAGGFSPDSLVKIVLQLLLPFLLGQALRPWVGGFLVRNRSVLGRVDRGSILLVVYTAFSAGMVAGIWHQVSLPRLGGLMAVEAVILAVMLLVTWYGAKRLGFSREDRIAIQFAGSKKSLAAGLPMASVLFGAQASLAVLPLMLFHQTQLMVCAVLARRRARDPQATERTELAAGHVAEVSHTPQHPVPQAR
- a CDS encoding LysR substrate-binding domain-containing protein; translation: MYDPVQLRTFLTVAQTLSFTQAAARLGVRQSTVSQHVRRLEEATGRPLFLRDTHSVELTEDGEALLGFARSILEAHERAAAFFAGTRIRGRLRFGASEDFVLTRLPEILEAFRHEHPEVELELSVELSGTLHERLDAGRLDLVLAKRRGDGDERGRLVWRDRMVWIGAEGLRVDPDRPVPLIVFPPPGITRARALDVLQADGRPWRIACTSGSLSGLIAAARAGLGVMAHTRGLIPPGLVRVGGLPDLGTVEFALLRGPRSSAAAEALAAAILAGADRLTRAA
- a CDS encoding NADPH-dependent F420 reductase; this encodes MRIAVLGTGEVGQRLAGKLVAVGHEVTMGSRTADNAEAARWATETGGGHGTFADAAARAELVVNATGGLVSLAVLEAAGAGNLRGKTVVDVSNGLDFSEGFPPRVVTPDGHSVAEQLQKAFPEARIVKTLNTMNNAVMVEPSRVPGHHTVFVSGDDADAKAETTALLRSFGWAPEQITDLGDLSSARATEALMGLWLRLYGVLGPVDFNLSVVTAKGTG
- a CDS encoding AMP-dependent synthetase/ligase, with protein sequence MHETTVPPVVTGSPVGGLADAVFLHAREDPGRVVLGRKSDGVWGDVTSGELASEVLGLAKGLLAQGIRFGDRVAIMSRTRYEWTLFDFALWAIGAQPVPVYPSSSAEQVHWILYDSECTACVVEDEDQAMTVGSVIERLPMLRRLWQLDAGAVDGLVRDGLQVAEDVVHRHRSAVTPDATATVIYTSGTTGRPKGCVLTHGNFMFEADTMVTRWESVFRAGPGEQPSTLLFLPLAHVFGRMVEVAAVRARVKLGHQPVLAAAELLPDLAAFRPTFVLGVPYVFEKVFAAARRKAESEGRTGPFDRAVDTAVRYAEAREERAFGVGPGPSAKLRVEHQLFEKLVYGKVREALGGRVRYAMSGGSAMSRRLGLFFEGAGVTVFEGYGLTESCAAATANPPGAVKYGTVGRPIPGGTVHIADDGEIWLRGAHVFSGYLNDPHATEAVLRDGWLATGDLGRLDADGYLTITGRKKEILVTSNGKSVAPTALEERVRSHPLVSQCVLVGNDRPYIAALLTLDMEGVAHWLAMRGRPRLPEAELVLDPDLTAEVRRSVVAANTLVSQAESIRTFRVLGEQFTEERGLLTPSLKLKRRAIEKVYAKEVAALYPS